CAAATTGCAATGGGAGTGGAGGAACCGGTGTTGGCCACAATGGTTGCGGAAGTAAGAATGCAGAAGATAAACTTCCCCGTTGTGAACAATTTAGTTTGCCAGCCATTTTCAACTCCCTTGTCCGCATGTTAACGTTGCACATGACTTGGTAATTGTGGAATTTAAAGAAGACAATTTCACCATTGTCTGGGTGAAAAGCTAGGAACTTCACCATTGAATAGCGGAAATTCCTTGCTAACCCAACATGCCTAGAAAGGTTATCTTCAAAAACCATGTTTTCGTAGCAAACTTCGTGCTTCATGCACCATGTACCTGCATTATTGTAATCCTCGAGTTCCCAAACATAAAAGCTGAAAGTATGGTTGAATTGAGCCCGAGGATTGTGCAATATACGAAGGCGCCCTCGAAACACTCCAAAGGAGAAATCATCTGGGACTACGAAGGAGAATTCATCTTGAGGGGAAAAGTTTATGGGTAAATCGATATAATGGCATCGTTTTGCATCGTTGAATGGATCGAACACCACAAAGCCTTTGATCATTCCATTTACTTCTGTATCCACCCAATGCAGCATCCCATTACAAGCAACAACACTACCAGCACACTCGAATTTTCTCTTGAAAGGATTTAATCCCCGCGGCGACGAAACAACAGACTTGCACCATTTACCAATCTCAGAAGAAAAAACCCTCATATGTAACTGAGTAGTATTGGGTTCACTGGGAGAATGAATGAGTACAACCTTATATCTGTAATGCGCATTTTCGTAGGCTTCGCAAATAAAGCCAACCTTATTGGTTCTGATGAGAGAGTGTGAACTGCAGCGAGGGAGCTTGAACCATTGTTTGTTATGCGGATTGCAGATATAGTACTCGCAAAAGCCTACCTTCTTCCTGACCGATGTAACTCTGTTGTGTACTAGCAATAAGTCGTTGAACGATGCCATGCCAAAATCATTCTTATAAAATCTTCCTCGTTTGAAACAAGGAAGAAAGTTGAGAATGTTATTTCCATATTTTCCATTAAAGCACAACTCAGAACTATTGAATGGAAGAACCTGGATTTTATCCTTAGGTGAACCCGTATAATACCGTACCGTATACAGAAGATTAAAGGGCTCTGAGTCTGAGTGGCGGCGGCGGTGGTGAATGAAGCCACGAGCAAAGGAAGGATTGGAAATAAGTGAATACCAGCGCTTTGAAACGGATTTGCATAGGTGAGCAGTTCGGCAAGGGAGTCGATAAAGGATCTCCAACAAAATAGCATGAGGGATTTTGTTGAGGAATTCATAGGACGGTTCTGGTTCAGGTTCATCAGgatgttttcttcttcttttgcgaCATGGAGACTGAATTGGATCCTCTTCTGGGTTTTCTTGTCTCATTTTGCGACGTTTTCTTATTTTGCGGCGTGGAACCAAAGAAACTTCTGTGCTTGACTCTAATGCCATGGCAATAGCAATAGCAATAGCAATAGCAATAGCAGAAGCAGAGAAATTTGTTAGGGTTTTGCTTTGTAAGTTTATACTCTGTCTTGTAGGTTTAGGTCTCCTTTGTTGTTGCTTGCTGGCCAAGGCGGCGTCATCCTCACCGTTTATAGAGTTATTATTCACGGATTtgacttttctttattttattttttgattgaataaggaatttttaacttttattaaagtcatcactcatcactctcCTAAtctaaatttcaattaatttaaaatactaCTTCAATTGAAACTCGAAACTATCCTTGGTGTTGTGttgttagcttttttttttaactaaaaaattatattagcaGAGCCTCATCAACTTCAAATTTAATTGATTAGTCTTAGAAAATATGACAAGGATCGCTATAGATGTCATTATGATAAGTTTTTGGGGTCTTTTTGTGGCCGTTacatgtattttgttttgacaACGTAGGTTTTTTAAGGTAGTCGAGTATGATGCTCATATCAATGGGTCACCTGTTGGTTTTTATTGTTGAGCCTTTTTTGTAGGCAAAAACATAATATAATGTGTAGGGATGGCAAAATATGCCCTACCCGCAGGTACCCGATCCGATCCAACCCCAATGGAGCGGGTTTTACCCGATTCAGGAAGCAAATGGGGcgggtttgggttttaattaaaaaaagaaactctGAAATGGGTTCGAGTCGAGTTCAGGTATTATGCAAACCCGGTCTGAACCCAACCcgtatacatatataatattaaaaaaaatttaaaaaccctaaccctaagcatAAATATCTTCTAAACTCTCTCTTCATCTCTTAGCTCTCTCACTCACACAGCCGCCTCTCCCTCTTCATCTCTCTGCCCTCTCATTCACACGGCCACAATCAGTCAAGCACAACTCTCTGACTCTCTCATCTCTATTTCGCCCTCACTGATCTCACACAACCCTCTCATCTCCCTCACCCATCTCGCACAACCCATATGGCCATATCCCTCACCCATCTCGCATTGATACCTTGCCAGTCAACCACCCTCTCACGGCCTCACTCAGCTGCCCCCCTCACGACCTCGCTTAGCAACCCTCTCACGGCCTTACGGCCTCACTCCACCTCattctccatttttttctttttttttttctaggttcaATGGGCGGGCCCGCAAGTCGGGTTCGGGCATAGAAAAACTCACCCCAAACCCGACCCGTTACCATTCCTAATAATGAGTGTAAAATAATGAAACAAtgagaaaattaattttctcctattatataaataatttaagctATATATGAGGCATATAAAATTGAGCTAAAGAAATATATTTAGCAAGGTAAAGAAATATATTCATCTCAATCATGTGAGTTTGTGTTTATGATTTcaatgtttgtgtttgtgttaagatttgtgtttgtgtttgtgattttgaaagggaaaatcataaatctgaaatttgtgtgtttgtaatttgtgttttttattttgggccAGGTATAACGGGACAGGGTCCAACGGGGCAGGTTTGGGGTGAAAAAACAACCAGTTTATTAAACGGGCCAAGTTCAAGTCACGGGGGTGGGCCCACAAGTCGGGTTCGGGCATAGAAAAACTCGCcccaaacccgacccgttgtCATTCCTAATAATGAGTGTAAAATAATGAAACAAtgagaaaattaattttctcCTATTATGTAAATAATTTAAGCTATATATGAGGCATATAAAATTGAGCTAAAGAAATATATTTAGCAAGGTAAAGCCATATATAGCATATTAAATGAATATATTCATCTATGACCAAGTTGATATataagtacatatatatatatatataacatcaaATTCATGCCAATAAATACCCTAAGCAATATCATATGAagatgtatataaatatatgagaGCATTAGCGAGGATGTGCTAAAAAAAGCCTATTTATATTATGCAATTATCTACTattgaaacattttaaaaaaaaatgaagatataCATTTATACTAAACACAATCCTAACATAACCTTAATTAATATTAACTTATTGGATTAGTAGTGGATTGTGTttaataatgtaaaatagataaatgtCATACAAGTATGGTGTTTTGTAATCtcttaattgaatttaaattcagttctaaattatctataattttcTCACTCTTATCCAATTCATTTTAAGGCTTCTATAAATAAGTAAGAAAGATCAGCCATCAATACTATCCTTCCATGTGTGATGTGTCATATAAGTATGGTGTTCTAAATTAGCACATGATTTTACCATTTGGACTTCCCTTTTGTTTGACTTTGGAGAGCATACCCATCAATACTATCCTTCTATGTGTCCTTGTTGATGCTGATGGGTATATTCCCAATAGTCcac
The DNA window shown above is from Quercus lobata isolate SW786 chromosome 7, ValleyOak3.0 Primary Assembly, whole genome shotgun sequence and carries:
- the LOC115951981 gene encoding putative F-box/kelch-repeat protein At4g22430, producing the protein MALESSTEVSLVPRRKIRKRRKMRQENPEEDPIQSPCRKRRRKHPDEPEPEPSYEFLNKIPHAILLEILYRLPCRTAHLCKSVSKRWYSLISNPSFARGFIHHRRRHSDSEPFNLLYTVRYYTGSPKDKIQVLPFNSSELCFNGKYGNNILNFLPCFKRGRFYKNDFGMASFNDLLLVHNRVTSVRKKVGFCEYYICNPHNKQWFKLPRCSSHSLIRTNKVGFICEAYENAHYRYKVVLIHSPSEPNTTQLHMRVFSSEIGKWCKSVVSSPRGLNPFKRKFECAGSVVACNGMLHWVDTEVNGMIKGFVVFDPFNDAKRCHYIDLPINFSPQDEFSFVVPDDFSFGVFRGRLRILHNPRAQFNHTFSFYVWELEDYNNAGTWCMKHEVCYENMVFEDNLSRHVGLARNFRYSMVKFLAFHPDNGEIVFFKFHNYQVMCNVNMRTRELKMAGKLNCSQRGSLSSAFLLPQPLWPTPVPPLPLQFECSNNC